In one window of Helianthus annuus cultivar XRQ/B chromosome 17, HanXRQr2.0-SUNRISE, whole genome shotgun sequence DNA:
- the LOC110926860 gene encoding auxin-responsive protein SAUR20, giving the protein MAIRMPRIIQARQILKRSLSNGGSTLASMDIPKGYFAVYVGEQEKKRFVVPVSILSEPRFQELLHQSEQEFGYNHPMGGITIPCSEDLFTDLTSRFGVF; this is encoded by the coding sequence ATGGCCATCCGTATGCCTCGTATCATTCAAGCAAGACAAATTCTCAAACGATCCCTCTCTAATGGTGGCAGCACTCTCGCATCTATGGATATCCCCAAAGGCTATTTTGCCGTTTATGTTGGGGAACAAGAGAAGAAGCGGTTTGTAGTCCCCGTATCAATATTAAGCGAGCCTAGATTTCAAGAGTTACTGCATCAGTCAGAGCAAGAGTTTGGATACAACCATCCCATGGGCGGGATCACCATACCATGTAGTGAAGACTTATTCACCGATCTCACTTCTCGTTTTGGAGTATTTTGA